CCTCCCACGTCAAGCGTGTTGTGAGCATCTTGTCCCCCTCCCGCTCGCCCGCTCGGCTGCTCCCCTACCGCCACAGCGTTCCACTCTCGTGTGCCCAAAAATCGTCTTGGGGGGTCCTCTGGACAGAACCCTTCGATTTTTTCGTGATTTTCCCAAGGCTGCCCTTCTGAGGTTCCCGTGAGCTGGCTCAACTATCACCACCTCCTCTATTTCTGGACCGTTGCCCGCGCCGGCACCATCGCCAAGGCGGGTGAGGAGCTCCATCTCGCCCAGCCCACCATCAGCAGCCAGATCAAGCTCCTCGAGGAGTCCCTCGGCCACAAGCTCTTCGAGCGCCAGGGCCGCAAGCTCGTCCTCACCGACGTGGGCCGCACCGTCATGCGCTACGCCGACGAAATCTTCCGCCTCGGCAACGAGCTGAAGAACGTCGTCGGCGGTCTGCCCTCCGGCCAGCAGCTGCGCCTCCAGGTCGGCGTCGCCGATGTCGTCCCCAAGGCCGTCGCCGAGCGCCTCCTCCAGCCCGCTCTCGATGTCGGCCCCCTGCGCCTCGTCTGCCGCGAGGGCCCGCTGCCCCAGCTGCTCGCCTCGCTCGCCCTCCATGAGCTGGACGTCGTCATCGCCGACGCCCCGGGCTCCGAGCCCGTCAGCGTCCGCTCCTTCAACCACCTGCTCGGCAAGTGTGGCGTCTCCTTCTTCGCCGCGAACTCCCACTCGCACCTGAAGAAGGACTTCCCCAACTCCCTGGACGGCGCGCCCATGCTCATGCCCACCGAGTCCAGCTCCGTGCGCCACGCCCTGGACGTCTGGTTCGACACCCATGGCGTCCACCCCACCGTCGTCGGCGACTTCGACGACAGCGCCCTCCTCGAGGCATTCGGTCAGCGCGGGCTCGGCGTCTTCGCCATGCCCTCCGTCATCGAGGACGAGGTGGCCCGCCAGCTCGACGTCTCCATCATCGGCCGCACCCACGAGGTGGAGAACTGCTTCTACGCCATCACCGTGGAGCGGCGCCTGCGCCACCCCGCCGTCGTCGCCATCGCCGAGGCGGCTCGCGCCAACATCTTTCAGTAGGAAGTGAGGGCCCTCCCGGCCTCGGGCCTATCCCGGCGTCCCGGCGTCTCCCGCCATGGGCGCGGTGATGGGGCCCGCGGGCCCGGGGGGCTCCGCCGGCACGTTCTGCACAGGCTCCGGGCCCACCTGATCGATGGGCACCTGGTTCTCCGTCCCTGGCGGCTGCGTGGTACGGCAGGCAATGGCAACGGCTGCCAGGACAGCGGCGATGAGCACGGCGCGACGCATGGGGCCTCCCTGAGGATTCCCGACCCTAGGTAGCGCTCCCCTGCATGGCAACGCGCCGCGCGAGCTTTCGTTCGGCATTGGATGAGCGTGCGTCCCGGCGGGCCTCCGTGCCCCGGCCCCCCATCCCGGCTTCCCGCCCTGCTCAGCTGAAGCTGGACCCCGACGTGGCCACGTTCTCCAGGATACCACCCCGGAGAGCCCGATGCTGGATCTCGTCGACCTCGGCAAACGTTCGTTCTCGGCCTACCGGGGAATTGCGCCCGATGCGCAGCTCGACGAGGTGCTCCGCCTCGCCGAGCGCCTGCGCGGCGTCCGCTGCCTCCACCTGAACGCCACCCCCTATGGCGGCGGTGTCTCGGAGCTGCTCCGCTCGGGCGTGCCCCTGCTCAATGATCTCGGCATCGTCACCGACTGGCAGATCATCCGCGGCGACGAGGCCTTCTTCCACATCACCAAGCGCCTCCACAACGCGCTCCAGGGCGCCCCCGGCGAGTTCTCCGAGTTGGACAAGGCCACGTACCTGGCCCACTCGCAGCTCAACGCCAGCCACCTCTCGGACGACTACGACTTCATCATCGTCCATGATCCGCAACCGGCCGCCCTGCCCATGCTCGGTGGCCGCAAGGGCGCCCGGTGGATCTGGCGCTGCCACATCGACACCTCACGCCCCAACCCGCAGGCCTGGGAGTTCCTCCGCCCGTTCCTCGGCGCCTACGACGCCGCCATCTTCACCCTCCCCGAGTTCATCCCTCCGCGCTTCCCCATCTCCCACATCGCCATCCACTCGCCGGCCATCGACCCGCTGAGCCCCAAGAACCTCACCCTCCCGGAGGACCTCGCCCGCCACGTCCTGTCGTGGATCGGCGTGCGCACCACCCGCCCCCTCGTCACGCAGATCAGCCGCTTTGATCCGTGGAAGGATCCGCTCGGCGTCATCGCCGCCTACCGGAAGGTGCGAGCCCACATCCCCAACCTGCAGCTGGCCATGGTGGGCTCGCTCGCCCTGGACGACCCCGAGGGCTGGGACGTCTACCGGCAGATCCGCGACGCCACCGCCAACGACAACTTCATCCACGTCTTCACCAACCTGGTGGGCGTGGGCAACATCGAGGTCAACGCCTTCCAGGCCCTCTCGGATGTCGTCATCCAGAAGTCCATCCGCGAGGGCTTCGGCCTCGTCGTCTCCGAGGCGCTGTGGAAGGGCACCCCCGTCGTCGCCGGACGCGCTGGAGGCATCCCCCTGCAGATGCCCGAGGGCACCGGCGGCATCCTCGTGGACTCCGTGGAGGAGTGCGCCGAGGCCGTGCTGCACCTGCTCCAGCACCCGCAGGAGGCGCAATGCCTGGGCGAGCAGGGCCGCGAGCACGTACGCCAGCACTTCCTCGTGCCCCGGCTGCTGCTGGACTTCCTCCGCCTGCTGGACTCGCTGGTCCACGAGAAGCCCCTCGCGCCTCGCGGGCTGGCCGTCGTCCATCACTCGAGCCCCTCGCCATGAACGCCCAGGCGCAGAGAGCCCGCGGGAGGACCTTCCTGCTCCTGTTGGCGGCGTTGATGCTCGGCAGCAGCGTCCTCGCGGCGGGCCCGCCTGACAGGCCCGTCCTCTCGCGCTGTGTCCTCGACGGGACGGTGGATGCCGGCTCCGGCGCCTACCTGGCCGACTGCGTGAGGCGAGCCGAGGAGGCGGGACACGCCGCGCTGCTCGTCCGGTTGGACACCCCCGGCGGCTCCCTGGAGTCCACCCGCGACATCGTCCGGGCCTTCCTCGGCTCGCGCGTGCCCGTGCTGGTCTGGGTCGGGCCCTCGGGTGCTCGGGCTGGCAGCGCGGGCGTCTTCATCACCCTCGCCTCGCACCTGGCCGCCATGGCGCCCGGCACGAATATCGGCGCGGCACACCCCGTCGTTGGCCTCTCCGGACAGGATCCCGAGCAGGCCGGGGGCGAGGCCATGGCCCGCAAGCTCGAGAACGATACCGTCGCCTTCGCCGAGAGCATTGCCCGGCAGCGGGGCCGCAACGCCGAGTGGGCCGCCACCGCCGTGCGCGAGAGCGTCAGCGTCCCGGCCGACCGCGCCGTGGAGCTGCGCGTCGTGGAGCAGGTGGTCGCCTCGGAGGAGGCGTTCCTCGCCTGGGCGGATGGCCGGCGCGTGGAGACGCCGGACGGCCCCAGGCTGCTCGCCACCCGCGACGCCCAGGTGGTGGAGCTCACGCCGAGCCCCTCCCATCGCCTGCTCCACGCGCTCTCGCAGCCCGCGGTCCTCTACCTGCTCTTCCTGGTGGCGGCGCTGGGCATCACCGTGGAGCTGTCGAACCCGGGCCTCATCATCCCGGGCCTCCTGGGGCTGGTGGCCCTGGTGCTCGCCCTGCTGGCCTCCTCCGTCCTGCCCGTGCGCGCGGGAGCCGTCGCCCTGCTCGCGCTGGGCATCGGGCTGCTCATCGCGGAGCTGTTCGTCACCAGCGGGCTGCTCGGCGCCAGCGGCGCGCTGATGCTCATCCTGGGGGGCGTGCTGCTCGTGGATCGCTTCGACCCGAGCTGGTTCGCCGATCGCTCCGTGCGCCTGCACGTGCCGCTGTCGCTGGTACTGCCCACCGCCCTGGTCGTCGCCGGGTGCGCCGTGTTCGTGGCCTTCCGCGGCGCCGAGTCCCGCCGGCTGCCCCAGCGCGCGGGGGCCCTGGGGCTCGTGGGAGAGCTCGGCACCGCCCTCACCCCCCTCTCCTCCGAGGGCGGCGAGGTGTTCGTCCATGGGGAGCGCTGGCGGGCCAGCTCTCACACCTCCCTGCCACGCGGCGCCCATGTGGTGGTCCGCCGCGTGGAAGGTCTCACCCTTTATGTCGACGAGGTGAAGACATGAATGATGTCCTGGGAACCTTCGGCCTGCTCATCCCCCTGGCGCTGATCTTCCTCCTCTTCATTTCAGGGGTGCGCATCGTCAACGAATACGAGAGCGGCGTCGTCTTCCGGCTCGGCCGCTACATCGGGCTCAAGAACGCCGGCTTCCGCTGGCTCATCCCCTTCGTCGAGCGCATGGTCGTCATCGATCTGCGCACCGTGGCCAAGGACGTGCCCCCGCAGGACGTCATCACCAAGGACAACGTCAGCGTGAAGGTGAACGCCGTCGTCTACTTCCGCGTCATCCACGCCGACAAGGCGGTGCTCCAGGTGGAGGACTTCCTCTATGCCACCAGCCAGCTGGCGCAGACCACGCTGCGCGCCATCCTGGGCCAGGTGGAGCTGGACGAGCTGCTCTCCCAGCGCGATCGCATCAACCGGGACATCCAGCAGGTGCTCGACGCCCACACGGATCCGTGGGGCATCAAGGTCTCCAACGTGGAGGTGAAGCACATCGACCTGCCGGCGGAGATGCAGCGCGCCATCGCCCGCCAGGCCGAGGCCGAGCGCGAGCGGCGCGCGAAGATCATCGCCGCCGAGGGCGAGCACCAGGCCGCCGAGCGGCTCGCCCAGGCGGCCGACGTGCTCAGCCGCAACCCCGCCACGCTCCAGCTGCGCTACCTGCAGACCCTGGTGGAGATCACCGGCGGCGGCAACCAGACCATCATCCCCATTCCCCTGGAGCTGCTGCGCGCGCTGGGTGTGGGGCGATGAGCCGCGCCCGGGTGGGCAGGGCGTGGCCTTCAGGCGGCTCGCTCAGGGCCCGGCGGAGGGAGGACGCTCCTCGAACATCTCCCGCTGCTCCAGCGCGATGGCCCGCCGGCTGAGCCGCAGCGAGGCCAGCGCGTAGACGGCGATGCCGCCCACCAGCACCACCCCCAGCGAGAAGGACACCACCGGCGCCACCTCGGGCACGCTGAAGCGCCGCTGCACCAGGTACAGCAGCGACGTCACCACGAAGGACAGCATCGCCGCGTAGTCCAGCATCAGCGCCTTCGCCAGCAGCGCGTGCCGCTGATCCAGGATGGCCACCTCCTGCTGGAGCAGCGTGCGCCGCGCGTGCCCCTCCGGCAGCGAGCGCCACTCGCGCACCATCTCCCGCACCCGCGTCGTCATCCGCGCCACCTGGTTGTCCAACCCCGTCGCCAGGATGCCGCACCCGGACACCATCACCGCTGGCGTCACCGCCGCGCCAATGACCCGGATGGAGGAGAAGTCGAGCCCGCTCGCGCTTGCGTCCATGGCTCCTTCTCTCCCACCTCTCCCCTCCCTGCAAGACATCCCGCCAGTGGCAGGTTCCCACCAACTGTCATCTTGACACTTCCGCTGTCGAGTCTTACTGTTGCTCTCGTGAGCCCGACGAAGACACAGACCGAGTGGAAGCTGGCCGAGCTGGCCGCCGAGGCGGGCGTCTCGCCGCGCACGGTGCGCTACTACGTGCAGCGCGGGCTGCTCCCCGCTCCGCCCTTCAAGGGTCCGGACACCGTCTATGGCGAGGAGCACCTGCGGCGGCTCAAGGCCATTCGCGTGCTGCAGGCGCGCTTCCTGCCGCTGGATGCCATCCAGGTGGAGCTGGCGCGGCTGAGCCCCGAGGAGCTGCGCGCGCTGGCGGAGTCCGAGGTGCCCACCGACATCCTTCCGCCGCCGCCCGCCGCGGCGCCGGAACCGCTCAAGGCCGCGGAGGTGTCCACGACGGGGCCCGCCTCAGCAGGCAGGCAGGTGCAGGTGGCAGGCTATCGGCGCTGGGAGCTGGCGCCGGGGCTGGAGCTGCACCTCGCGGACACGGCGGATGACAAGACCCGGGCGCTCGCCGAGCGCGTGCGCGCCCTCATCGAGCAGTCGGAAGAAAGGTAGAGCCAGATGACGACCGAGCAGGCAGGCCAGAAGGCGCAGTGCGGGCTGTTCACCCGGGACGGCGCGCAGGTTCCCCTCCAGGGCGTGGAAGTGACAGGTGAGCTGCTCGGCGGGCATGCGCGGGTGCGCGTGCGCCAGCGCTACCGCAACGCCGAGCGCCGTCCGGTGGAGGCCGTCTACGTGTTCCCGCTGCCCTCGGACGGGACGCTCACCGGCTTCTCCATGGAGTGCAACGGCCGCAAGGTGCAGGGCGTGGTGAAGGAGCGCGAGGAGGCCTTCCGCGCCTATGACGACGCCGTCACCGCGGGCCACGGCGCCGCCCTGCTGGATCAGGAGCGCCCCAACGTCTTCACCGCCCAGGTGGGCAACCTGCTGCCCGACGAGGAGACGCTGGTGGAGGTGGAGTTCCTCCAGGCCATCCAGGTGGAGGAGGGCAGCGTGCGGTGGATGCTGCCCACGCTGGTGGCCCCGCGCTACATCCCCGGCAACACGCAGGGGGACCGGACCGGACACGGCACGGCCAGCCCCACCCCCCGGGTGCCGGACGCCGACCGCATCACCCCGCCGATCGGCCATGTGGCCTACGGCCTGAAGATGGACCTGCTGGTGGACCTGGGCCGCCCGGTGGTGGTGGAGAGCCCCTCGCACGCGCTGAAGCTGGAGAAGGACGGCCAGAAGGTGCGCGTGAAGTTCGCCACGGGCGAGGTGGCACTCGACCGCGACTTCGTCCTCACCGTGCGCGGCGAGGACACCTCCACCTCGCTCACCACGCTCGTCACCCACCGCCAGGGCGAGAACCCGGGCACCTTCGCCCTCACCGTGGTGCCGGACCTGCTCGAGATGGCGGGCGTGGCGAAGCGGCAGGAGGTGGTCTTCGTGGTGGACACCTCCGGCTCCATGGAGGGGGCGAGCCTGCCGCAGGCCCAGGGCGCGCTGCGGCTGTGCCTGCGCCACCTGCGCGAGGGGGACCGCTTCAACATCATCGCCTTCGAGAACAGCTACCGGACGTTCGCCCCCGAGCCGGTCGTCTTCACGCAGAAGACGCTGGAGCAGGCCGACCGGTGGGTAGCCGCGCTGCACGCCTCCGGCGGCACGGAGCTGCTCCAGCCCATGATGGCCGCCGTGCAGGGCGCGCCGGACGGCGTGGTGGTGCTCCTCACGGACGGACAGGTGGGCAACGAGGAGGAGATCCTCCGCGCGGTGCTCGGCGCCCGGAAGACGACGCGCGTGTACTCGTTCGGCATCGGCACCAACGTGAGCGACGTGCTGCTGCGCGACATGGCGCGGCAGACCGGCGGCGCGGTGGAGTTCATCCACCCGGGCGAGCGCATCGACGACAAGGTGGTGGCCCAGTTCTCCCGCGCGCTCGCCCCGCGCGTCACCGAGCTGGAGGTCCGCTTCGAGGGCGTGGAGGGCGCGGAGCTGGCCCCCGCGGAGCTGCCGCCGCTGGTGGACGCCGTGCCGTGGACGCTCTTCGGCCGCTACCCCACGCCGGGCCTGGGCAAGGTGACGCTCAAGGGTCGCTCGGGCCGCGAGCCGTTCTCCCTCACCGTCCCCGTGGACTTCTCCGCGACCTCGGACCGTCCCGCCGTGGAGAAGCTGTGGGCCGCCGAGCGCATCCGCGCATGGGAGGGGGCCGAGCTCGACGGCCGCCGCGCCCAGCGGATGAAGGAGCGCATCGTCCAGCTCGCCGTGGCGCACCAGATCGTCACGAAGTACACCTCCTTCGTCGTGGTGGAGGAGCGCACCGGCGATCGCCGCGCCTCGGGCCAGCCGGAGACCCGCGTCGTCCCCGTCAACGCTCCCGCGGGCTGGGGCATGTTCGGCACGGAGAAGCAGGAGGAGAAGGACATAGCCGTCGATGGCCGTGGCTTCGGTCGGGCCCAGAGCCAGGGAATGCCCCAGAAGAGCCGGAAGCGGGCGACGACGGGCTCCTTCCCCGCCGTGGGGGGCATGGCGCCGGGTGGAGCCCCGCCTCCGCCTCCGGCTGCCGCGCCGAGCCGTTCCGCCCCGGCGCCCGTCGCGGCCGCGCCGGGTCGGCCCTCCTTCAGTGTCTCTGGCATCGTGGGCGAGGTGCGTCGCGAGGTGGCCGAGCGCGTCCTCGAGGCTGCGGCCGACCTGGAGCGGATGATCAAGGGCAAGAGCGCGCCGGCGCCCGAGCCCCTGGAGAGCGCGAAGGCGGAGATGCTGGACGACGGCTACGCGAGCGAGGAGCCCTTCGCCGAGCACGAGGAGGCTTCCGGCGCGGACGTCACGGCGCTGCTGTCCCGCCAGCTCGCCAGCGGCCTGTGGGCGGGCACGGGCACCGGTCCGGAGCCGGTGCGCCAGGCGCGCGCCACCGCGCTCGCGCTGCTGGAGTTGCTGCGGCAGGGCATCACCAGCAACCACCCGCTGCACGGCGCCCAGGTGAAGAAGGCGGTGGACGCGCTGCTCGCGCTCGCCTCGGAGCTCACCGGCGTGCCCGAGGTGGCGGAGCTGGCGCTGGGCGTGGCGTGGCTGGCGGCGGCGGGGCCTCGCACGAGGGGCCGCATCGCCCAGGCGGCCCAGCCGCTGGCGGGCCTCAGCGCCTGCATCGGCGACGAGGCGAAGCTGCGCCAGCACGTGGACACGCTGGCCACGCGGTGAGGGTTCTCTCCTGACGGAAGGGGCCTCGGGGCGCTAGGGTGTACCCAACTCTCGTCCCGAGGCCGCCAATGCGATCCGATTCGACCGCCCTCACCCTCTTCCAGCACCACAGCGCGCTGCGCGTGCAACAGAAGAAGGAGTGGGGGGAGATCCTCACAGGCTTTGAGACGCGCAACAAGTACCAGGTGGTGGGAGAGGACGGGCAGCCCGTGTTCTTCGCCGGGGAGGTGGAGGGAGGCCTGGGCGCACTCCTGACCCGCCTCTTCCTCAAGGCCAACCGCCCCTTCACCATGGAGCTGAAGACGCCCGATGGCGCCACCCTGCTGCGGCTCAAGCGGCCCTGGCGCTGGTGGTTCGCCCACCTGGACGTGGAGGACGGCTCGGGCCGCCCGCTGGGCGCCATCCAGCAGCGCTTCGCCTTCTTCGAGCGGCTCTACGAGGTGCACGGCCCCTCCGGCGAGGTGCTCGCCACGCTGCGCGGGCCGTTCTTCAAGCCGTGGACGTTCAACATCGAGGAGCAGGGCCGCGAGGTGGGGAAGATCCAGAAGAAGTGGAGCGGGTTCGGCAAGGAGATGTTCACCGACGCCGACAGCTTCGGCGTCACCTTCGGAGACGTGAGGGACCCGCGGCTGCGCAGCCTGGTAGTGGCCGCCACGTTCCTCATCGACTTCGTCCACTTCGAGAACCGCGGCGGCTGAGCGGCGCATGCAGGCTCTCGCGCTCGAGGAGACACCCTCACAGCACGCCGCCGGGCGAGGAGTGCTCGCGCTCGAGCGCGGGGCTCGCGGTACGGTCGTCCGCGCCGCACGCGCCAACAGTCCCCTCAAGCTGCTGCTGCCGCGCAACCACGGCCGGGGCGTGTGGGCCTACCTGGCCAGCTTCGGCGGCGGGCTCGTGGATGGAGACTCGGTCCATGTCGAGGTGGATGTCGGCGCGCGCGCCACCGGCCTGCTCTCGACGCAGTCCTCCACCAAGGTGTACCGCTCCCCGCGAGGCTGCCGGCAGGCGCTCCACGCCCGCGTCGCAGAGGAGGGGCTGCTCGTCCTGCTGCCGGACCCGGTTTCCTGCTTCGCGGACGCTCGCTACGAGCAGGAGACCACCGTCACGCTCGCGCCCCGCGCCTCGCTCGTCCTGCTGGATGCCCTCTCCTGCGGGCGGGCCGCGCGAGGCGAGCGGTGGGCCTTCGCGCACTACCTGAGCCGCACCCTCATCCAGCGCGAGGGCGTGCCCCTCTTCCTCGACGCCCTCCGCCTCACGCCCGAGGAGGGCGCCCTGCCCGCGCGCATGGGGCGCTTCGAGGCCCTGGCCACGCTCGCCGTCTTCGGCCCGGAGGTGGCGCCCCTGCGCGAGGCCCTCCTGCGCCCCCTGGCGCCCCTGCGGCGGCGCGCCTCCGTCATCGAGACCACCAGCCCGCTCGGGGAGGACGGCGCCCTGCTGCGAGTGGCCGCCACCTCCGTAGAGGAGGCCATGTCCGCCGTGAAGGCCCGCCTGCGGCTCCTGCCCCAGGTGCTGGGCGACGACCCGCTCGCAAGGAAATGGTGACGCGGCTGACGCGCTGCGGCATCATCGAGGGCGTCTGGTTGTCCCCGAGAGGCCCCCATGCACCTGGTCCCGCGCGAGCTCGACAAGCTCACGCTCCACGCCGCTGGTTTCCTGGCCCAGAAGCGACTGGCTCGCGGCCTGCGCCTCAACTACCCCGAGACCGTCGCGCTGCTGTCCACCCAGCTGCTCGAGCTCATCCGCGACGGGCGCCCCGTCGCCGAGCTGATGGACCTGGGACGGAGGATGCTCGGACGGGCGCAGGTGCTCCCGGGCGTCGCGGAGATGCTCCACGAGGTGCAGGTGGAGGGCACGTTCCCGGACGGCACCAAGCTCGTCACCGTCCACCACCCCATCGCGCTGGACCAGGGAGACCTGGCGCTGGCGCTCTACGGGAGCTTCCTGCCCGTCCCCGCCGCCTCGGTGTTCGCCGCCGCCGCCGAGTCCGCGCCGGCTCCCGGTGAGCTGCTCCCGCAGCCGGGGGAGATTGCCCTCAACCCGGGCCGCCCCCGCCTCACGCTCGCGGTGGAGAACCGCGGGGACCGCCCCATCCAGGTGGGCAGCCACTATCCCTTCGAGCACACCAACCGCGCGCTCGAGTTCGACCGCGCCCAGGCCGCGGGCATGCGGCTGGACATCCCCTCGGGCACGGCGGTCCGCTTCGAGCCCGGGGACAGGAAGACGGTGACGCTCGTCCCCATCGCACCGACGCCGCAGGCAGGAGGCACACCGTGAGCCGCACCCTGGATCGCCGCCACTACGCGGACATGTACGGGCCCACCACGGGAGACCGGGTGCGCCTGGGTGACACGGGCCTCATCGCCGAGGTGGAGCGGGACTTCACCTCCTATGGAGACGAGTGCAAGTTCGGCGGCGGCAAGGTGCTGCGCGACCGGATGGGGCAGATGGAGGGCATCGGGGACGCGGAGGCGCTCGACTGCGTCATCACCAACGCCCTCATCGTCGACTTCACCGGCATCTACAAGGCGGACATCGGCATCAAGCACGGCCGCATCGTGGGCATCGGCAAGGCGGGCAACCCGCGGGTGATGCCGGGCGTCACGCCGGGGATGCTCGTGGGCGTCACCACCGAGGTCATCTCCGCCGAGGGCCACATCGTCACGGCGGGCGGCATCGACGCGCACATCCACTACATCTGTCCGCAGCAGGCCTTCGAGGCCATCGCCTCGGGCGTCACCACCTTCCTCGGAGGAGGCACGGGGCCCGCCACGGGCACCAACGCCACCACCTGCACGCCGGGCGCGCGCAACATCGAGCTGATGCTGCAGGCCACGGACACGCTGCCGCTGAACATCGCGCTCACGGGCAAGGGCAACACCTCGCACCCGGCGGGGCTGGTGGATCAGATCCGCGCCGGCGCGGCGGGCCTGAAGCTGCACGAGGACTGGGGCACCACGCCGCCGGCCATCGACTGCTGCCTGGGCGTGGCCGAGGCGGAGGACATCCAGGTCACCATCCACACCGACACGCTCAACGAGTCGGGCTTCGTGGATGACTCCATCGCCGCGTTCAAGGGGCGCACCATCCACACGTACCACTCGGAGGGCGCGGGCGGCGGCCACGCGCCGGACATCATCCGCGTGTGCGGCGAGCCCAACGTCATCCCCAGCTCGACGAACCCGACGCGCCCGTACACGGTGAACACGCTGGACGAGCACCTGGACATGCTCATGGTCTGCCACCACCTGGATCGGCAGATCCCCGAGGACGTGGCCTTCGCCGAGAGCCGCATCCGTGGAGAGACCATCGCCGCAGAGGACATCCTCCACGACCTGGGCGCCATCAGCATCATCTCCAGCGACAGCCAGGCCATGGGGCGGGTGGGCGAGGTGATCACCCGCACCTGGCAGACGGCGCACAAGATGCGCGAGCAGCGGGGCCGGCTGAAGGACGAGCGCGGGGACAACGACAACCTCCGCATCCGCCGCTACGTGGCCAAGTACACGATCAACCCGGCCATCGCGCACGGCTTCAGCCACGAGGTGGGCTCGGTGGAGGTGGGCAAGCTGGCGGACCTGGTGCTCTGGCGCCCGGCCTTCTTCGGCGCTCGGCCGGAGCTGGTGGTGAAGGGTGGCTTCATCGCCTGGGCGCAGATGGGAGATGCCAACGCGTCCATCCCCACGCCGCAGCCGCTGCAGATGCGCCCCATGTTCGGCGCGTTCGGCAAGGCCACGGGCGCCACCAGCGTGGCCTTCGTGTCGCGGCGCTCGCTGGAGGAAGGGCGGGTGAAGGCGCTGGGGCTGCACAAGCAGCTGGTCGCGGTGCGCAACTGCCGCGGCATCGGCAAGCGGGACATGAAGCTGAACGACGCGCTGCCGCGCATCACGGTGGACCCGGAGACCTATGAGGTGCGCGCCGACGGCGAGCTGCTGCGATGCGAGCCGGCCACCCACGTCCCCCTGGCCCGCCTGTACAGCCTCTTCTGAGCTCATGACGACCCGCTGGCGCGTCCTGCAGCTCGCCGACTCGGCCTTTCCCACCGGAGGCTTCTCGCACTCCGCGGGGCTGGAGGCCGCCGCTCAACAGGGCGAGCTGGCGGAGCCGGAGGCCCTGCGCACCTTCATCGAGGGCGTACTGTGGCAGGCCGGCCATGGGGCCCTGCCCTTCCTGCGCGCGGCCCATGACTCGGACGCCGAGCCGGCGAAGCTGGACGCGTGGTGTGACGCGTTCCTGTCCAACCACGTCGCCAACCGGACCAGCCGCACCCAGGGCCGCACGCTGGTGGCCACCGCGGCGCGCATCTTCCCGGAGGAGGAGCTCCAGCGGCTCCATGCCTCGGTCCGCGCTCGTACCCTGCTGGCCCACCACGCGCCCATGTTCGGCTTCACGCTCCGCGCCCTGGCGGTGCCGCTCGAGCAGGCCCAGGAGCTGTTCCTCCACCTGGCGCTGCGCGGAGTGGCCTCGGCCGCCGTTCGGCTGGGGCTGCTCGGCCCGCATGAGGCCCAGCGGCTCCAGCATGAGCTGGCGGGCGTGCAGAGCACCATCCTCGAGCGCTGTGCACCGCTCACCTTGAGCGAGCTGTCCCAGCCCGCGCCGCTCATCGACCTGCTCGGCGCCACCCACGATCGCCTCTACTCCCGCCTCTTCCAGTCCTGAGGAGCACCATGCACGACCACGACCACGACCATGACCACGACCACGGACATGGCCACGACCACGACCATGACCACGGACACACCCACGAGCACTGGTCGGGCCCCGGCCTGTTCCGGGAGCGCGAGCCCCGGCTGCCTCGCGACTACGGCCAGCGGTCGTTCACGGTGGGCATCGGTGGCCCGGTGGGGAGCGGGAAGACGGCGCTGGTGCTGGCGCTCTGCCGGGCGCTCCGAGACAAGTACTCGCTGGGCGTCGTGACCAACGACATCTTCACCAAGGAGGACGCCGAGTTCCTCCACCGCAACAAGGCGCTGCCCCCCGAGCGCATCCGGGCGGTGGAGACGGGAGGCTGCCCGCACGCGG
The nucleotide sequence above comes from Hyalangium gracile. Encoded proteins:
- the nhaR gene encoding transcriptional activator NhaR, translating into MSWLNYHHLLYFWTVARAGTIAKAGEELHLAQPTISSQIKLLEESLGHKLFERQGRKLVLTDVGRTVMRYADEIFRLGNELKNVVGGLPSGQQLRLQVGVADVVPKAVAERLLQPALDVGPLRLVCREGPLPQLLASLALHELDVVIADAPGSEPVSVRSFNHLLGKCGVSFFAANSHSHLKKDFPNSLDGAPMLMPTESSSVRHALDVWFDTHGVHPTVVGDFDDSALLEAFGQRGLGVFAMPSVIEDEVARQLDVSIIGRTHEVENCFYAITVERRLRHPAVVAIAEAARANIFQ
- a CDS encoding glycosyltransferase, which translates into the protein MLDLVDLGKRSFSAYRGIAPDAQLDEVLRLAERLRGVRCLHLNATPYGGGVSELLRSGVPLLNDLGIVTDWQIIRGDEAFFHITKRLHNALQGAPGEFSELDKATYLAHSQLNASHLSDDYDFIIVHDPQPAALPMLGGRKGARWIWRCHIDTSRPNPQAWEFLRPFLGAYDAAIFTLPEFIPPRFPISHIAIHSPAIDPLSPKNLTLPEDLARHVLSWIGVRTTRPLVTQISRFDPWKDPLGVIAAYRKVRAHIPNLQLAMVGSLALDDPEGWDVYRQIRDATANDNFIHVFTNLVGVGNIEVNAFQALSDVVIQKSIREGFGLVVSEALWKGTPVVAGRAGGIPLQMPEGTGGILVDSVEECAEAVLHLLQHPQEAQCLGEQGREHVRQHFLVPRLLLDFLRLLDSLVHEKPLAPRGLAVVHHSSPSP
- a CDS encoding NfeD family protein, with the translated sequence MNAQAQRARGRTFLLLLAALMLGSSVLAAGPPDRPVLSRCVLDGTVDAGSGAYLADCVRRAEEAGHAALLVRLDTPGGSLESTRDIVRAFLGSRVPVLVWVGPSGARAGSAGVFITLASHLAAMAPGTNIGAAHPVVGLSGQDPEQAGGEAMARKLENDTVAFAESIARQRGRNAEWAATAVRESVSVPADRAVELRVVEQVVASEEAFLAWADGRRVETPDGPRLLATRDAQVVELTPSPSHRLLHALSQPAVLYLLFLVAALGITVELSNPGLIIPGLLGLVALVLALLASSVLPVRAGAVALLALGIGLLIAELFVTSGLLGASGALMLILGGVLLVDRFDPSWFADRSVRLHVPLSLVLPTALVVAGCAVFVAFRGAESRRLPQRAGALGLVGELGTALTPLSSEGGEVFVHGERWRASSHTSLPRGAHVVVRRVEGLTLYVDEVKT
- a CDS encoding slipin family protein; amino-acid sequence: MNDVLGTFGLLIPLALIFLLFISGVRIVNEYESGVVFRLGRYIGLKNAGFRWLIPFVERMVVIDLRTVAKDVPPQDVITKDNVSVKVNAVVYFRVIHADKAVLQVEDFLYATSQLAQTTLRAILGQVELDELLSQRDRINRDIQQVLDAHTDPWGIKVSNVEVKHIDLPAEMQRAIARQAEAERERRAKIIAAEGEHQAAERLAQAADVLSRNPATLQLRYLQTLVEITGGGNQTIIPIPLELLRALGVGR
- a CDS encoding DUF2721 domain-containing protein, translated to MDASASGLDFSSIRVIGAAVTPAVMVSGCGILATGLDNQVARMTTRVREMVREWRSLPEGHARRTLLQQEVAILDQRHALLAKALMLDYAAMLSFVVTSLLYLVQRRFSVPEVAPVVSFSLGVVLVGGIAVYALASLRLSRRAIALEQREMFEERPPSAGP
- a CDS encoding helix-turn-helix domain-containing protein, whose translation is MSPTKTQTEWKLAELAAEAGVSPRTVRYYVQRGLLPAPPFKGPDTVYGEEHLRRLKAIRVLQARFLPLDAIQVELARLSPEELRALAESEVPTDILPPPPAAAPEPLKAAEVSTTGPASAGRQVQVAGYRRWELAPGLELHLADTADDKTRALAERVRALIEQSEER